Proteins from a single region of Sporosarcina sp. P33:
- a CDS encoding IS1182 family transposase, whose amino-acid sequence MMTKNQINEREQLEMLTIEQLVPQDHLVRKLDATIDFSFIYPLVEDLYSPIGRPSIDPVVLIKMTFIQYTFGIRSMRQTIKEIETNVAYRWFLGFGFHTEVPHFSTFGKNYIRRFAETDLFEQIFYRVLKEVADRGLLSPDHVFIDSTHVKASANKRKFQKKVVRKETKAYEKKLQEELNIDRVENGKKPFPPEKFEKEEYKEIKESTTDPESGYYVKDERTKQFAYSFHAATDEKGFVLANIVTPGNIHDSQLLEPLVEKIIDQVGRPVAVAADAAYKTPAIANYLLENQMLPVLPYKRPMTKKEFFKKSEYVYDEYHDCYLCPEGQILNYRTTTKEGYRQYASEPAICAACPVIDQCTHSQNRQKMIQRHIWQDHLDIAEDLRHHHEIKEIYGKRKETIERVFADAKEKHGMRWTTQRGLKKLSMQAMLTFAAMNLKKLANWTWNTPITA is encoded by the coding sequence ATGATGACGAAGAACCAGATTAATGAACGCGAACAGTTGGAGATGCTCACGATTGAGCAGTTGGTGCCGCAAGATCATTTAGTGCGGAAACTGGACGCGACAATCGACTTTTCGTTTATCTATCCACTCGTCGAGGATTTGTATTCACCCATCGGTCGTCCCAGTATCGATCCTGTGGTCTTAATCAAGATGACATTCATCCAATATACCTTCGGCATCCGCTCCATGCGGCAGACCATTAAAGAAATCGAAACGAACGTGGCATACCGCTGGTTCCTTGGCTTTGGTTTTCATACCGAAGTTCCCCATTTCTCCACGTTCGGAAAAAACTATATTCGCCGATTCGCAGAGACGGATTTGTTTGAACAGATTTTCTACCGGGTCTTGAAAGAAGTAGCTGATAGAGGGTTATTGAGCCCCGACCACGTCTTCATCGATTCTACTCACGTAAAGGCAAGCGCAAATAAGCGGAAGTTCCAAAAGAAAGTCGTTCGGAAAGAGACCAAAGCGTATGAAAAGAAACTGCAGGAAGAATTGAATATCGACCGCGTGGAAAATGGGAAGAAGCCATTTCCGCCGGAGAAGTTTGAGAAGGAAGAGTACAAGGAGATCAAGGAATCCACGACGGACCCGGAAAGCGGCTACTATGTAAAAGATGAACGGACCAAGCAATTCGCTTATTCCTTCCATGCAGCTACAGACGAGAAAGGATTTGTGCTGGCAAACATCGTGACGCCAGGTAATATCCACGATAGTCAGCTGCTTGAGCCATTGGTAGAAAAAATTATTGATCAAGTCGGAAGACCGGTTGCCGTTGCTGCCGACGCTGCCTACAAGACACCAGCTATCGCGAATTACCTGTTGGAAAATCAGATGCTTCCCGTTCTTCCGTACAAGCGGCCAATGACGAAGAAAGAGTTCTTCAAGAAAAGTGAGTACGTCTATGATGAATACCATGATTGCTATCTCTGTCCGGAAGGGCAGATCTTGAACTACCGCACCACCACGAAAGAAGGGTATCGACAGTATGCCTCTGAACCTGCCATCTGTGCAGCCTGCCCGGTCATCGACCAGTGTACGCACAGTCAGAATCGTCAGAAGATGATCCAGCGACACATCTGGCAAGACCACTTGGATATAGCGGAAGATTTAAGGCATCATCATGAAATCAAAGAAATCTACGGCAAGCGTAAAGAAACGATCGAGCGTGTATTTGCGGATGCCAAAGAAAAGCATGGCATGCGATGGACTACCCAACGAGGGTTGAAAAAATTGTCCATGCAGGCGATGCTAACTTTTGCTGCCATGAATTTGAAGAAGTTGGCCAATTGGACATGGAATACGCCAATCACGGCGTAG
- a CDS encoding S-layer homology domain-containing protein codes for MTKKLIGYAVMAFALVLQLAVTPLQPAAAEPEKAPTWISPVNYLALGDSLAAGTTPTNGLGKSYTDFLAEQLAEQEVLQTSNKGFSYPGYKTDNILKDFEENVTKPVVGIGHQDEMATLHQSVKEADLITLTIGANDVLPNITFDDSGAPQFNPQELQASMMKTGMNTQKILAKIYALNPDVKVYVMGYYNPFPYVKPQHQPLVNQLVLTLNDTIKKGLTGTSAVFVETAKQIAENPQVYIPNPKNIHLSEAGYQVVADLFHKSLVENYPWFAKDALTVTEKDAATVELNWQPVIDTGMITTYRVYSGDKMIGEVMGPVLTYEITDLQPNKEYQFSIQAVDQNGKKSMQHLNASYTLNAVPAEPAELFTDIHDHWAKEVIEAAAMKGIVSGYADGTFRPDKSLTRAQAASIIVRALDLKPKSTKWSFNDLADYADSTKKDIQAAYDHGLVSGVNGHFMPNKPITRAQLALVLSRSYEAATGKPFTPTAEAPFTDIKKFSKDTQWAIAGLYQMNIAAGDQGKFMPNSPTTRAHAAKMIVHSMQAIAQ; via the coding sequence ATGACGAAAAAACTGATTGGTTATGCAGTGATGGCATTTGCTTTAGTCCTGCAGCTTGCAGTAACGCCATTGCAGCCCGCAGCAGCGGAACCGGAAAAAGCACCAACCTGGATTTCTCCCGTCAATTATTTAGCACTTGGGGACTCGCTGGCGGCTGGAACTACGCCTACGAATGGACTGGGTAAAAGCTATACAGACTTTTTAGCGGAACAACTGGCTGAACAGGAAGTACTTCAAACGAGCAATAAAGGATTCTCGTACCCGGGCTATAAAACAGATAACATACTGAAAGATTTTGAGGAGAACGTCACGAAGCCTGTAGTCGGTATAGGTCATCAAGATGAAATGGCCACTCTTCATCAATCGGTAAAAGAAGCTGATCTTATTACCTTAACTATCGGGGCGAATGATGTCTTGCCGAACATTACGTTTGACGACAGCGGCGCACCGCAATTCAATCCGCAGGAACTGCAGGCAAGCATGATGAAAACGGGGATGAACACGCAGAAGATTTTGGCGAAAATCTATGCATTGAATCCGGACGTAAAAGTATATGTCATGGGGTACTATAATCCGTTTCCATATGTAAAGCCCCAGCATCAGCCGCTGGTAAATCAGCTCGTGCTGACACTGAATGATACGATCAAAAAAGGATTGACAGGAACTTCAGCGGTTTTTGTAGAGACGGCAAAGCAAATTGCAGAAAATCCGCAAGTATATATTCCTAATCCCAAAAACATCCACTTAAGTGAGGCCGGCTATCAAGTGGTCGCTGATCTGTTCCATAAATCTTTAGTGGAGAATTATCCATGGTTTGCGAAAGATGCTCTTACTGTAACAGAGAAAGATGCTGCAACGGTGGAATTGAATTGGCAGCCTGTAATTGACACAGGGATGATCACGACGTATCGAGTATACAGCGGAGATAAAATGATCGGCGAAGTCATGGGACCTGTATTAACGTATGAAATAACAGATCTCCAGCCGAATAAGGAGTATCAGTTTTCTATACAAGCCGTTGATCAGAACGGCAAAAAAAGTATGCAGCATTTGAATGCGTCATATACGCTTAACGCAGTGCCTGCTGAACCGGCAGAACTGTTTACAGATATTCATGATCACTGGGCAAAAGAAGTTATTGAAGCCGCCGCGATGAAAGGAATCGTCAGCGGATACGCAGACGGCACTTTCCGTCCGGACAAATCATTAACACGGGCACAAGCCGCATCAATCATTGTTCGTGCCTTGGATTTAAAACCTAAAAGTACAAAATGGTCGTTTAATGATCTCGCAGATTATGCGGACAGTACAAAGAAAGACATTCAAGCGGCATATGATCACGGCTTAGTGAGCGGTGTAAACGGTCATTTCATGCCGAACAAACCAATTACACGAGCACAATTGGCGCTGGTGCTGAGCCGCTCGTATGAGGCAGCAACCGGAAAACCATTTACGCCGACAGCTGAGGCGCCGTTTACAGATATTAAGAAGTTTTCGAAAGATACACAGTGGGCTATTGCAGGTCTTTACCAGATGAACATTGCAGCAGGCGACCAAGGCAAGTTTATGCCAAACTCTCCGACAACGCGTGCACATGCTGCAAAGATGATTGTTCACTCCATGCAGGCCATTGCTCAATAA
- the kynA gene encoding tryptophan 2,3-dioxygenase → MKEKGIHTDFRESMTYGEYLHLDSVLSSQRRLSGHHDEMLFIIIHQVSELWMKLILHELETAIELIQQDELPEAFKMLARVSKVQSQIIQAWDVLATLTPAEYMEFRDSLGRASGFQSYQNRLIEFALGYKQPQIIQIYEKEPELSARLAKAYKAPGIYDVSIRALQRAGFTINPKVLARDFSTAYAGDPSVAAAWLEVYRDVDGYWELYQLAEKLVDIEDSHQQWRFRHMKTVERIIGFKQGTGGSSGVHYLKSVLDHRFFPELWDVRTKI, encoded by the coding sequence ATGAAAGAGAAGGGCATTCATACGGATTTCCGGGAGTCGATGACATATGGTGAATATCTGCATTTAGATAGCGTATTATCGAGCCAGAGGCGTTTATCCGGCCACCACGATGAAATGCTGTTTATTATTATTCATCAGGTAAGCGAACTATGGATGAAACTGATTTTGCATGAGCTGGAGACTGCGATCGAATTAATACAGCAAGATGAATTACCGGAAGCATTCAAAATGCTGGCGCGTGTATCGAAAGTTCAATCACAGATTATCCAGGCATGGGATGTTCTGGCTACACTGACGCCTGCTGAGTATATGGAATTCCGCGACAGTCTTGGCCGGGCATCTGGTTTTCAGTCCTATCAGAACCGTTTGATAGAATTTGCTTTAGGTTATAAACAGCCGCAGATCATTCAGATATACGAAAAGGAACCAGAATTGTCAGCCCGATTGGCGAAAGCATACAAGGCGCCCGGAATCTATGACGTTTCGATTCGGGCGCTCCAGCGCGCGGGTTTCACGATTAATCCAAAGGTTCTTGCACGCGACTTTTCCACTGCGTATGCAGGTGATCCAAGTGTGGCGGCAGCCTGGCTGGAAGTCTACCGTGATGTCGACGGGTACTGGGAGCTGTACCAGCTGGCTGAAAAATTGGTGGATATCGAAGACAGCCATCAGCAGTGGCGTTTCAGACATATGAAAACTGTGGAAAGAATTATTGGTTTCAAGCAGGGAACAGGCGGGTCTTCGGGTGTGCATTATTTGAAATCTGTGCTTGATCACCGCTTCTTCCCCGAGCTATGGGATGTGCGTACTAAAATTTGA
- the kynB gene encoding arylformamidase, protein MTNDWMDITQPLNQHIAEWPGDTPFSYEVAISKKQSGSVNIGKLTMSTHIGTHTDAPFHYDDEGLKILELPVELYIGKACLVDVTGVERVMRADLEAVDFGGAERILLKTGSHPAPSQFPEQFTVIGEDVGPLLKERGVRLIGVDTPSVDAEDSKELPGHHSLYRNGVMIIENLVLHSLESGLYELIALPLALEEADGSPVRAVVRRWES, encoded by the coding sequence ATGACGAATGACTGGATGGATATAACGCAGCCATTGAATCAGCACATTGCCGAGTGGCCGGGGGATACGCCGTTTTCGTATGAAGTGGCTATCTCGAAAAAACAATCGGGCTCAGTCAATATTGGCAAATTAACGATGAGTACGCATATTGGTACGCACACCGATGCACCATTTCATTATGATGACGAAGGACTCAAGATTTTGGAATTGCCGGTAGAGCTATATATCGGCAAAGCATGCCTAGTGGATGTAACAGGCGTGGAGCGTGTGATGAGAGCGGACTTAGAGGCAGTCGATTTTGGCGGTGCTGAAAGAATTTTATTGAAAACAGGCAGTCATCCGGCACCTTCTCAGTTCCCTGAACAGTTCACAGTAATCGGAGAGGATGTAGGTCCGTTATTGAAAGAGCGCGGCGTTCGGCTGATTGGCGTGGATACACCTTCTGTGGATGCGGAGGACAGTAAAGAACTGCCCGGACATCATTCCCTGTATCGCAACGGAGTGATGATTATCGAGAATTTGGTTCTGCATTCGCTGGAGTCCGGATTGTATGAGCTGATCGCATTACCTTTAGCGCTGGAAGAAGCGGATGGCAGTCCTGTACGGGCTGTCGTCAGGAGGTGGGAGTCATGA
- the kynU gene encoding kynureninase: MCSNTLEYAKTLDQQDLLASYREEFYLPEEKMYMDGNSLGLLSKRAEQTVIELLNSWKTLGVDGWTEGEHPWFYMAEQLGARMAPLVGGNVSEVIATGSTTTNLHQLVSTFYRPAGNRTKILADELNFPSDIYALQSQIRLQGLDPDEQLIRVESEDGLTLDEERIMEAMSEDIALIVLPSVLYRSGQILDMEALTIAAREKGIPIGFDLSHSIGSMPHALHDWGTDFAFWCTYKHLNGGPGSVGGLFINERHFGTDAGLAGWFGSDKAKQFDMDHTMTAAADAGAYQIGTPHILSLAPLVGSLEMFEEIGMEKIREKSYALTGFMLTCMDEVLNEFSFSIGSPTDSTRGGHLLLQHKEAARICKALKAHGVIPDFRAPDGIRLAPVALYNSFEDVWRTAEILRMIMQEELYMQFPNERGVVA, translated from the coding sequence ATGTGCTCCAATACACTTGAGTATGCGAAAACACTTGATCAGCAGGATCTGCTGGCATCATACCGGGAGGAATTTTATTTGCCGGAAGAGAAAATGTATATGGACGGGAATTCACTCGGTTTGCTGTCAAAGCGCGCGGAACAAACAGTAATTGAACTGCTGAATTCATGGAAAACACTTGGAGTCGACGGCTGGACTGAAGGAGAACATCCATGGTTTTACATGGCAGAACAACTGGGTGCACGAATGGCGCCGTTAGTTGGAGGGAACGTGTCTGAGGTTATCGCAACGGGATCTACGACAACAAATTTGCATCAGCTCGTCTCTACTTTTTATCGTCCGGCAGGGAACCGTACAAAAATACTGGCAGATGAATTGAATTTTCCGTCCGATATTTACGCGCTGCAAAGTCAGATCCGACTGCAAGGTCTTGATCCTGACGAACAATTGATTCGTGTGGAAAGTGAAGACGGGCTGACACTTGACGAAGAGCGGATTATGGAAGCAATGTCAGAGGATATTGCGCTTATCGTGCTGCCGTCTGTACTCTATCGCAGCGGCCAGATACTTGATATGGAAGCGCTTACGATTGCTGCGAGAGAGAAAGGAATTCCAATAGGTTTCGACTTATCCCATTCCATCGGCTCTATGCCCCATGCACTTCATGACTGGGGGACAGACTTTGCTTTTTGGTGTACGTATAAACATTTAAACGGAGGCCCGGGGTCGGTCGGCGGACTGTTTATCAATGAACGTCATTTCGGAACGGATGCAGGTCTTGCGGGGTGGTTTGGTTCGGACAAAGCGAAGCAGTTTGATATGGATCACACGATGACGGCGGCTGCAGATGCAGGGGCATATCAGATCGGAACACCGCATATATTGAGCCTGGCTCCGCTCGTCGGTTCATTGGAAATGTTCGAGGAAATCGGGATGGAGAAAATCCGGGAGAAGTCTTACGCGCTGACGGGCTTTATGCTGACATGTATGGATGAAGTGCTCAATGAATTCTCATTTTCGATCGGAAGCCCGACAGATTCGACCCGAGGCGGGCATCTGTTATTGCAGCATAAAGAAGCAGCAAGGATTTGTAAAGCGCTTAAAGCCCATGGAGTCATTCCCGACTTCCGCGCCCCCGACGGTATTCGGCTGGCGCCGGTCGCACTGTACAATTCGTTTGAAGATGTATGGCGGACGGCAGAAATTCTCAGGATGATCATGCAAGAAGAGTTGTATATGCAATTTCCAAATGAACGCGGGGTGGTCGCATGA
- a CDS encoding MGMT family protein, with protein METFTERAVAIIQQIPPGYVMTYGQVAAEAGNPRGARQVVRVLHSMSAKYNLPWHRIINAQGGISTPENAEEKGNTQRERLLAEGVQFNANGRIALDIYRWHPE; from the coding sequence TTGGAAACATTCACTGAACGTGCTGTGGCAATCATCCAGCAAATCCCTCCCGGTTATGTCATGACCTATGGGCAAGTGGCAGCGGAAGCAGGAAATCCGCGCGGTGCGAGACAAGTTGTCCGTGTGCTGCACTCCATGAGCGCCAAATATAATTTGCCGTGGCACCGTATCATCAATGCACAAGGCGGCATCTCCACTCCTGAAAATGCAGAAGAGAAAGGAAACACACAGCGGGAAAGGCTGCTGGCGGAAGGCGTTCAATTCAACGCAAACGGCCGCATTGCACTCGACATCTATCGCTGGCACCCTGAATAA
- a CDS encoding amino acid ABC transporter ATP-binding protein, whose product MISIRGLKKSFGSLEVIKSVDLEIEQGKVVVIIGPSGSGKSTLLRCLNVLETPDGGVISIDGQELDFSSPVSKKAVGAFRRLTGMVFQSYNLFPHLTAAGNVTEGLTTVKGVSHKEALKKAEKLLEKVGLAAHKDKYPFQLSGGQQQRVAIARALAMDPKVMLFDEPTSALDPELVNEVLRVMKDLAQEGMTMAVVTHEMKFAREVADEVIFIDDGVIIERGAPAQIFTNPQHERTKKFLSLLQ is encoded by the coding sequence ATGATTTCGATACGCGGACTTAAAAAATCGTTTGGATCACTAGAGGTAATTAAGAGTGTGGACCTGGAAATCGAACAGGGAAAAGTGGTTGTCATCATTGGTCCTTCCGGGTCGGGTAAATCCACTTTGCTGCGCTGTCTGAACGTACTGGAAACACCTGACGGCGGTGTGATATCGATAGACGGTCAAGAACTGGACTTCAGCTCACCGGTCTCCAAGAAAGCGGTTGGCGCATTTCGCAGACTGACCGGGATGGTATTTCAGAGTTATAATTTGTTCCCGCATCTCACTGCCGCGGGCAATGTGACGGAAGGGCTGACAACAGTCAAAGGAGTATCGCATAAAGAAGCATTAAAGAAAGCAGAGAAGCTGCTGGAGAAAGTCGGGCTGGCCGCTCACAAGGATAAGTATCCATTCCAGCTTTCCGGCGGTCAGCAACAGCGTGTGGCAATTGCCCGTGCACTTGCGATGGACCCGAAAGTCATGCTGTTTGATGAACCGACATCGGCCCTTGATCCTGAACTTGTTAACGAAGTGCTGCGTGTCATGAAAGATTTGGCGCAAGAAGGCATGACGATGGCAGTTGTAACGCATGAAATGAAGTTTGCGCGGGAAGTGGCGGATGAAGTGATTTTTATTGATGACGGTGTCATCATCGAACGAGGAGCACCTGCGCAAATTTTCACCAATCCACAGCATGAACGAACTAAAAAGTTTTTGAGTTTATTGCAGTAA
- a CDS encoding amino acid ABC transporter permease — MYLNTIAISPERIQRFLEIASTSIGPLMEGAIKYTIPLAVISFIIGLIIAIFTALARISSNKFLQAAARVYVSIIRGTPLLVQLFIIFYGLPTIGITLDPFPSAIIGFSLNVGAYASEIIRAAILSIPKGQWEAAYSIGMNYSQALRRVVLPQAARVSVPPLSNSFIGLVKDTSLAATILVAEAFRRAQEIASMNYEYLFVYITAALVYWVICFILSIIQGRIEKRLDRFVGKSGGLS, encoded by the coding sequence ATGTATCTTAATACAATTGCGATAAGTCCCGAACGGATTCAGAGATTCCTGGAAATCGCATCAACATCCATCGGGCCATTGATGGAAGGGGCCATCAAGTATACGATTCCTCTGGCGGTCATTTCATTTATTATAGGGCTGATCATTGCGATCTTTACTGCCCTGGCGAGAATTTCTTCCAATAAATTTTTGCAGGCCGCAGCGCGTGTGTATGTATCCATCATTCGCGGGACACCGCTGCTTGTCCAATTATTCATCATATTCTATGGTTTGCCGACAATCGGTATTACCCTTGACCCGTTCCCGTCAGCTATCATAGGATTTTCATTAAATGTCGGGGCCTATGCTTCTGAGATCATTCGTGCAGCGATTCTATCCATTCCGAAAGGACAGTGGGAGGCGGCTTATTCTATCGGCATGAATTATTCCCAGGCATTGAGGAGAGTCGTTTTGCCGCAGGCTGCACGGGTATCTGTGCCGCCGCTTTCAAACTCCTTCATCGGATTAGTCAAAGATACATCTTTGGCAGCAACGATTTTGGTGGCGGAGGCGTTCAGACGTGCGCAAGAAATTGCCTCGATGAACTATGAGTATTTATTCGTCTATATAACAGCTGCTTTAGTTTATTGGGTCATTTGTTTCATCTTATCGATTATCCAGGGCAGAATCGAAAAACGCCTGGATCGTTTTGTCGGTAAGTCGGGAGGGTTATCATGA
- a CDS encoding amino acid ABC transporter substrate-binding protein, protein MKKVLLPLIIVLLAAALAACGGKEESKNDNTTEKPAEKDGLLEEVLANGVLNVGTEGTYAPFSFHDESGKLTGYDVEVTQEVAKRLGLEAKFFETQWDAIFAGLDSKRFDMIANQVGINEEREAKYEFSEPYTRSNSVLVIRADDDIAFDGMEGKKAAQTLTSNYGELAKENGAEIIKIDGFNQGVDLVISKRVDGTYNDKLSALDYLKQKPDAPIKIVEEEELSEENQSESAFLFRQGNEDLVEEVNKALDAMREDGTLKKISEKWFGEDVS, encoded by the coding sequence ATGAAGAAGGTACTTCTGCCATTGATCATTGTATTATTAGCTGCTGCATTGGCTGCATGTGGCGGTAAAGAAGAAAGTAAGAACGATAACACCACCGAAAAACCGGCCGAGAAGGATGGTCTGTTAGAAGAAGTACTCGCAAACGGTGTACTTAATGTAGGAACAGAAGGAACGTATGCACCTTTCTCTTTTCACGACGAATCGGGAAAGCTGACAGGATATGACGTGGAGGTCACACAAGAAGTGGCGAAGCGTCTGGGGTTGGAAGCGAAGTTTTTTGAAACGCAATGGGATGCAATTTTTGCAGGGCTTGATTCAAAACGTTTTGATATGATTGCGAATCAGGTCGGCATTAACGAAGAGCGTGAAGCGAAATATGAATTCTCTGAGCCATATACGCGTTCAAACTCTGTGTTGGTAATCCGTGCTGACGATGACATTGCTTTTGACGGCATGGAAGGCAAGAAAGCTGCACAGACATTGACTAGTAACTATGGTGAGCTCGCAAAAGAAAACGGAGCTGAAATCATTAAAATTGACGGATTTAATCAAGGCGTTGACCTCGTTATTTCTAAGCGGGTGGACGGCACTTATAATGATAAGCTTTCTGCACTCGATTATTTGAAGCAGAAACCGGATGCACCGATTAAAATTGTGGAAGAGGAAGAACTCTCTGAAGAAAATCAATCCGAAAGTGCGTTTTTATTCAGACAAGGCAACGAAGATCTAGTGGAAGAAGTAAATAAAGCGTTGGATGCGATGCGTGAAGACGGCACATTGAAGAAGATCTCCGAAAAATGGTTCGGCGAAGATGTATCTTAA
- a CDS encoding APC family permease has translation MDQESDNARRKLSKTLKPSWVFAIALGSSVGWGAFILPGDWIQSSGPLGAVIGLGIGALIMMIIASSYGVMIKKFPVSGGGFTYAFVAAGKMWAFICGWFLSLGYISIVALNASALTLLLKFLAPDFMKQGFLYTVAGWDVYMPEVIIASLIILLFAFINTTGTSISGQIQFYFSVLLVTGVIVLGIFTFSAADQPLVNLQPLFKGNQSIITSILVVLAIAPWAYVGFDNVPQAAEEFNFSPRKATMLIVASLFTSFLIYAIMIGLTSWTFPSFADIGNGELWATGEVVRSALGIGGLAVMAVAIVMGIFTGLNGFFMSSSRLLFSMARARALPNFFRAMTENQTPKWGIWFVAIITLPTPWFGRQALTWIVDMSSTGVSVAYFFTCLAAYKVLAWGKEKAGREIAPLKKLLALLGIAASGVFLALLLVPNSPAALTTPSYILLFSWAFVGVIFYTVIRKRYNSLTQEETEYYVLGKTIESEVTESAADTEADHLPIPGATRP, from the coding sequence ATGGATCAAGAATCGGATAATGCACGAAGGAAACTCAGTAAAACGTTAAAACCATCATGGGTGTTTGCCATTGCTCTGGGCTCTTCAGTCGGCTGGGGAGCGTTCATACTGCCGGGCGATTGGATACAGAGTTCAGGGCCTCTCGGCGCGGTCATCGGCTTAGGGATAGGGGCTCTGATTATGATGATCATCGCTTCTAGCTACGGCGTGATGATCAAAAAATTTCCCGTCTCAGGAGGCGGATTTACATACGCATTCGTCGCGGCAGGTAAGATGTGGGCATTTATATGCGGATGGTTTTTATCGCTAGGCTATATTTCGATCGTTGCACTGAATGCATCCGCACTGACTTTATTATTGAAATTTTTAGCGCCAGACTTTATGAAACAAGGGTTTCTGTACACTGTCGCCGGCTGGGATGTGTACATGCCTGAAGTCATCATTGCCAGTCTAATCATTCTACTGTTTGCCTTTATCAATACGACTGGAACGAGTATCTCAGGGCAAATTCAATTTTATTTCAGCGTCTTGCTGGTTACCGGCGTTATCGTGCTCGGTATCTTTACATTCAGTGCAGCCGATCAGCCGCTGGTAAATTTGCAGCCGTTATTTAAAGGGAATCAGTCAATTATTACTTCTATACTTGTAGTGTTGGCAATTGCACCTTGGGCATACGTTGGATTTGATAATGTTCCGCAGGCTGCAGAGGAATTCAACTTTTCTCCGCGAAAAGCAACGATGCTGATCGTGGCTTCTTTATTCACTTCATTCCTTATCTACGCCATCATGATTGGACTGACGAGCTGGACATTCCCTTCATTTGCAGACATCGGCAACGGTGAATTATGGGCTACTGGCGAAGTTGTCCGTTCAGCTTTAGGAATCGGCGGGTTGGCCGTCATGGCAGTGGCTATTGTTATGGGAATCTTCACAGGGTTAAATGGCTTTTTCATGTCATCAAGCCGTCTGTTATTTTCTATGGCGCGCGCACGTGCATTGCCTAATTTCTTCCGCGCAATGACGGAGAATCAGACGCCAAAATGGGGGATCTGGTTCGTGGCCATTATCACATTGCCGACGCCATGGTTCGGCAGGCAGGCCCTGACATGGATTGTTGATATGTCTTCAACAGGTGTATCCGTAGCTTACTTCTTCACTTGCCTGGCAGCGTATAAAGTACTGGCCTGGGGCAAAGAAAAAGCTGGCCGTGAGATTGCACCGCTGAAAAAGCTTTTGGCTTTGCTTGGCATAGCGGCAAGCGGGGTGTTTCTGGCACTGCTGCTTGTACCAAACTCCCCCGCAGCATTGACCACACCTTCTTACATTCTGTTGTTCAGCTGGGCATTCGTGGGCGTAATTTTCTATACAGTCATCCGCAAACGGTATAACAGTCTGACGCAGGAAGAAACCGAGTATTATGTGTTAGGTAAAACTATTGAATCTGAAGTAACAGAGTCAGCTGCTGATACAGAGGCTGATCACCTGCCTATTCCCGGGGCTACCCGACCGTAG